The following coding sequences are from one Primulina eburnea isolate SZY01 chromosome 15, ASM2296580v1, whole genome shotgun sequence window:
- the LOC140813471 gene encoding uncharacterized protein isoform X3, with product MSSGVKGAIRVSIPSSVKEMIINIKDITGQNHTEDEIYAVLKECSMDPNETLQKLLLLDTFHEVKRKRDRRKENLNKEPAELRWMPGTQTRANKGSRGNYFSRYTSRDADGGKGSVAVKEIATDHLAMKGMSEAPLATAPEMKKNETISITSPITDVSNGPSSTTTQSTREIHASASGSVNQSEATENASINKLEGPLPISSPLDCVRKTRNPVIGDIHQQQNLSFINSTLMASPSAAGSFNSSDPLPFPSQDIPLPTAIASITSEAGSPHTHGVITDNNTEINSVSAGTSASCSGSSNLHQKITNELHVVGKNQRVVFLPIGSSTAGASSVSSTPSSKYNNRSQIIGPQKVGAGKEWKPKSTSFSSTGQVSATTVVSKASINYPESLPIPVAIGSKEATLELQKKLEDSHISDVQHVIMPSHLHVPETEKLWFRFGSFDVNFNLDKSQNGGPENDESQPFPESYEAINESMKQLPLSCQNAVTVVKDSEIKYPDEPQSPSQEPESFLSSEGEVPSSIIPDYSKSKQEVGPGSHQHPAVHTSSNYNFGFIPPVLSNQVSPLESSDPQARDVPRLPGFAQQLDPTSYYGQFYRSTVDSDGQISPFNPAVTANKNAGSASIPVQTCQSPQELQGGVPFILSSSPTPLVTQTAGVMQSSVTSAQQPLPVFRQPTGIHMPHYPPNYIPYGPYFSPFYVPPQAILQFLSNGGFPQQPQASNIYPTPPGTAGKYSVSQYKQGSNTGSSTQIGMPGSFGPYDHSMANYTSSSSSAAVCSTSNEDFSASQIKENIYASGQQSESSGVWFTTPSRDISNLQASSFYNLPPGQLAFAPTQPGPGTFTSIFHHAQALTAATVHPLLQQSQSITTPADIVGPTAHVYQQPQHTQFNWPTNY from the exons ATGAGCAGTGGGGTTAAGGGAGCAATTAGGGTTTCGATTCCGAGCAGCGTTAAGGAGATGATCATTAATATAAAGGATATTACTGGGCAGAATCACACGGAAGATGAGATTTATGCTGTGCTTAAGGAATGCTCCATGGATCCCAACGAGACTCTGCAGAAGCTCCTGCTTCTCG ataCGTTCCATGAAGTAAAAAGAAAACGTGATAGGAGAAAAGAG AATCTGAACAAGGAGCCTGCAGAGTTGAGGTGGATGCCTGGTACCCAGACACGAGCAAACAAAGGGAGTCGAGGAAATTATTTTTCACGGTACACATCTCGTG ATGCTGATGGTGGAAAAGGTTCTGTTGCTGTGAAGGAAATCGCTACTGATCATCTGGCAATGAAAGGAATGAGTGAGGCTCCCTTGGCGACTGCACCTGAGATGAAAAAGAATGAAACAATTTCTATTACAAG CCCAATAACTGATGTCTCTAATGGTCCATCTAGCACAACTACCCAGAGTACACGTGAGATTCATGCTTCTGCAAGTGGAAGTGTTAATCAATCCGAAGCAACTGAAAATGCTAGCATAAATAAATTGGAAGGACCCCTGCCAATCTCATCTCCCCTTGATTGTGTTAGAAAGACCAGGAATCCAGTAATTGGGGATATCCATCAGCAACAAAATCTGAGTTTTATAAACAGTACACTTATGGCATCTCCGTCTGCCGCTGGATCTTTTAACTCTTCTGATCCTTTACCATTTCCTTCTCAAGATATACCACTCCCAACTGCCATTGCCTCTATTACCAGTGAAGCAGGAAGTCCCCACACTCATGGAGTGATCACCGATAATAATACCGAGATCAACTCTGTGTCTGCTGGAACTT CTGCTTCTTGTTCTGGGAGCTCCAATTTGCATCAAAAGATAACAAACGAGCTTCACGTTGTGGGAAAAAATCAGCGTGTAGTGTTTCTGCCGATTGGATCTTCTACTGCAGGTGCATCTTCTGTTAGTAGTACACCTTCCTCTAAATACAACAATAGGTCTCAAATTATTGGTCCACAAAAAG TGGGTGCTGGCAAAGAGTGGAAACCAAAGTCAACGAGTTTTTCCAGTACTGGCCAGGTTTCTGCCACCACTGTCGTATCTAAGGCTTCTATAAATTATCCTGAATCACTGCCTATACCTGTTGCCATTGGTTCGAAAGAAGCTACTCTGGAACTACAGAAGAAGTTAGAGGATTCACACATTTCTGATGTTCAACATGTTATTATGCCCAGCCACCTACATGTTCCTGAAACTGAAAAACTCTGGTTTCGTTTCGGAAGTTTTGATGTTAACTTCAATTTAGATAAGAGCCAAAATGGCGGGCCTGAAAATGATGAAAGTCAGCCTTTTCCTGAATCATATGAGGCTATCAATGAATCTATGAAGCAACTTCCTTTAAG CTGTCAGAATGCTGTGACAGTTGTGAAGGATTCAGAAATAAAGTACCCTGACGAACCCCAATCACCATCACAAGAACCTGAAAGCTTTTTATCTAGTGAGGGTGAAGTCCCATCCTCGATTATCCCAGATTATAGCAAGTCCAAGCAGGAAGTTGGCCCCGGAAGCCATCAGCATCCTGCTGtccacacttcttcaaactacAATTTTGGTTTCATTCCACCTGTATTAAGTAACCAGGTTTCGCCTTTGGAAAGTTCTGATCCGCAAGCTCGTGATGTCCCTCGGCTTCCAGGATTTGCT CAACAATTGGATCCGACAAGTTATTATGGTCAATTTTATCGTTCTACTGTAGATAGCGATGGCCAAATTTCTCCATTTAATCCAGCTGTAACAGCAAACAAGAATGCCGGAAGTGCTTCAATCCCTGTACAGACTTGTCAGTCTCCTCAAGAG TTGCAGGGTGGTGTCCCTTTCATTTTGTCCAGTTCTCCAACTCCACTTGTAACTCAAACTGCTGGTGTTATGCAAAGCTCGGTTACTTCTGCCCAGCAACCTCTTCCTGTCTTCCGTCAACCAACAGGCATTCATATGCCCCATTATCCTCCAAACTACATTCCATATGGACCTTATTTCTCCCCGTTCTATGTTCCACCTCAAGCAATTCTTCAGTTCTTAAGCAATGGTGGATTTCCTCAGCAACCTCAGGCTAGCAATATTTATCCAACTCCACCAGGGACAGCTGGCAAATATTCAGTTTCTCAGTACAAACAAGGATCTAATACAGGAAGCTCAACTCAAATTGGCATGCCTGGCAGCTTTGGGCCGTATGATCACTCGATGGCCAACTACACTTCTAGTTCGTCCAGTGCAGCTGTTTGTTCTACATCTAATGAGGATTTTTCAGCATCTCAAATCAAGGAAAACATCTATGCCAGTGGCCAACAG AGTGAAAGTTCAGGTGTGTGGTTTACTACTCCAAGTCGTGATATTTCAAACTTGCAGGCTAGTTCGTTTTATAATCTTCCTCCAGGTCAGTTGGCTTTCGCCCCAACACAGCCTGGCCCTGGAACCTTCACCAGCATTTTCCACCATGCACAGGCACTTACAGCAGCAACTGTTCACCCTCTTTTACAGCAATCTCAGTCCATTACTACTCCTGCCGATATTGTTGGACCGACAGCACATGTTTACCAGCAGCCACAACATACACAATTTAACTGGCCTACTAACTATTGA
- the LOC140813471 gene encoding uncharacterized protein isoform X1, whose product MSSGVKGAIRVSIPSSVKEMIINIKDITGQNHTEDEIYAVLKECSMDPNETLQKLLLLDTFHEVKRKRDRRKENLNKEPAELRWMPGTQTRANKGSRGNYFSRYTSRDADGGKGSVAVKEIATDHLAMKGMSEAPLATAPEMKKNETISITSPITDVSNGPSSTTTQSTREIHASASGSVNQSEATENASINKLEGPLPISSPLDCVRKTRNPVIGDIHQQQNLSFINSTLMASPSAAGSFNSSDPLPFPSQDIPLPTAIASITSEAGSPHTHGVITDNNTEINSVSAGTSASCSGSSNLHQKITNELHVVGKNQRVVFLPIGSSTAGASSVSSTPSSKYNNRSQIIGPQKVGAGKEWKPKSTSFSSTGQVSATTVVSKASINYPESLPIPVAIGSKEATLELQKKLEDSHISDVQHVIMPSHLHVPETEKLWFRFGSFDVNFNLDKSQNGGPENDESQPFPESYEAINESMKQLPLSCQNAVTVVKDSEIKYPDEPQSPSQEPESFLSSEGEVPSSIIPDYSKSKQEVGPGSHQHPAVHTSSNYNFGFIPPVLSNQVSPLESSDPQARDVPRLPGFAVQQQLDPTSYYGQFYRSTVDSDGQISPFNPAVTANKNAGSASIPVQTCQSPQELQGGVPFILSSSPTPLVTQTAGVMQSSVTSAQQPLPVFRQPTGIHMPHYPPNYIPYGPYFSPFYVPPQAILQFLSNGGFPQQPQASNIYPTPPGTAGKYSVSQYKQGSNTGSSTQIGMPGSFGPYDHSMANYTSSSSSAAVCSTSNEDFSASQIKENIYASGQQSESSGVWFTTPSRDISNLQASSFYNLPPGQLAFAPTQPGPGTFTSIFHHAQALTAATVHPLLQQSQSITTPADIVGPTAHVYQQPQHTQFNWPTNY is encoded by the exons ATGAGCAGTGGGGTTAAGGGAGCAATTAGGGTTTCGATTCCGAGCAGCGTTAAGGAGATGATCATTAATATAAAGGATATTACTGGGCAGAATCACACGGAAGATGAGATTTATGCTGTGCTTAAGGAATGCTCCATGGATCCCAACGAGACTCTGCAGAAGCTCCTGCTTCTCG ataCGTTCCATGAAGTAAAAAGAAAACGTGATAGGAGAAAAGAG AATCTGAACAAGGAGCCTGCAGAGTTGAGGTGGATGCCTGGTACCCAGACACGAGCAAACAAAGGGAGTCGAGGAAATTATTTTTCACGGTACACATCTCGTG ATGCTGATGGTGGAAAAGGTTCTGTTGCTGTGAAGGAAATCGCTACTGATCATCTGGCAATGAAAGGAATGAGTGAGGCTCCCTTGGCGACTGCACCTGAGATGAAAAAGAATGAAACAATTTCTATTACAAG CCCAATAACTGATGTCTCTAATGGTCCATCTAGCACAACTACCCAGAGTACACGTGAGATTCATGCTTCTGCAAGTGGAAGTGTTAATCAATCCGAAGCAACTGAAAATGCTAGCATAAATAAATTGGAAGGACCCCTGCCAATCTCATCTCCCCTTGATTGTGTTAGAAAGACCAGGAATCCAGTAATTGGGGATATCCATCAGCAACAAAATCTGAGTTTTATAAACAGTACACTTATGGCATCTCCGTCTGCCGCTGGATCTTTTAACTCTTCTGATCCTTTACCATTTCCTTCTCAAGATATACCACTCCCAACTGCCATTGCCTCTATTACCAGTGAAGCAGGAAGTCCCCACACTCATGGAGTGATCACCGATAATAATACCGAGATCAACTCTGTGTCTGCTGGAACTT CTGCTTCTTGTTCTGGGAGCTCCAATTTGCATCAAAAGATAACAAACGAGCTTCACGTTGTGGGAAAAAATCAGCGTGTAGTGTTTCTGCCGATTGGATCTTCTACTGCAGGTGCATCTTCTGTTAGTAGTACACCTTCCTCTAAATACAACAATAGGTCTCAAATTATTGGTCCACAAAAAG TGGGTGCTGGCAAAGAGTGGAAACCAAAGTCAACGAGTTTTTCCAGTACTGGCCAGGTTTCTGCCACCACTGTCGTATCTAAGGCTTCTATAAATTATCCTGAATCACTGCCTATACCTGTTGCCATTGGTTCGAAAGAAGCTACTCTGGAACTACAGAAGAAGTTAGAGGATTCACACATTTCTGATGTTCAACATGTTATTATGCCCAGCCACCTACATGTTCCTGAAACTGAAAAACTCTGGTTTCGTTTCGGAAGTTTTGATGTTAACTTCAATTTAGATAAGAGCCAAAATGGCGGGCCTGAAAATGATGAAAGTCAGCCTTTTCCTGAATCATATGAGGCTATCAATGAATCTATGAAGCAACTTCCTTTAAG CTGTCAGAATGCTGTGACAGTTGTGAAGGATTCAGAAATAAAGTACCCTGACGAACCCCAATCACCATCACAAGAACCTGAAAGCTTTTTATCTAGTGAGGGTGAAGTCCCATCCTCGATTATCCCAGATTATAGCAAGTCCAAGCAGGAAGTTGGCCCCGGAAGCCATCAGCATCCTGCTGtccacacttcttcaaactacAATTTTGGTTTCATTCCACCTGTATTAAGTAACCAGGTTTCGCCTTTGGAAAGTTCTGATCCGCAAGCTCGTGATGTCCCTCGGCTTCCAGGATTTGCT gTACAGCAACAATTGGATCCGACAAGTTATTATGGTCAATTTTATCGTTCTACTGTAGATAGCGATGGCCAAATTTCTCCATTTAATCCAGCTGTAACAGCAAACAAGAATGCCGGAAGTGCTTCAATCCCTGTACAGACTTGTCAGTCTCCTCAAGAG TTGCAGGGTGGTGTCCCTTTCATTTTGTCCAGTTCTCCAACTCCACTTGTAACTCAAACTGCTGGTGTTATGCAAAGCTCGGTTACTTCTGCCCAGCAACCTCTTCCTGTCTTCCGTCAACCAACAGGCATTCATATGCCCCATTATCCTCCAAACTACATTCCATATGGACCTTATTTCTCCCCGTTCTATGTTCCACCTCAAGCAATTCTTCAGTTCTTAAGCAATGGTGGATTTCCTCAGCAACCTCAGGCTAGCAATATTTATCCAACTCCACCAGGGACAGCTGGCAAATATTCAGTTTCTCAGTACAAACAAGGATCTAATACAGGAAGCTCAACTCAAATTGGCATGCCTGGCAGCTTTGGGCCGTATGATCACTCGATGGCCAACTACACTTCTAGTTCGTCCAGTGCAGCTGTTTGTTCTACATCTAATGAGGATTTTTCAGCATCTCAAATCAAGGAAAACATCTATGCCAGTGGCCAACAG AGTGAAAGTTCAGGTGTGTGGTTTACTACTCCAAGTCGTGATATTTCAAACTTGCAGGCTAGTTCGTTTTATAATCTTCCTCCAGGTCAGTTGGCTTTCGCCCCAACACAGCCTGGCCCTGGAACCTTCACCAGCATTTTCCACCATGCACAGGCACTTACAGCAGCAACTGTTCACCCTCTTTTACAGCAATCTCAGTCCATTACTACTCCTGCCGATATTGTTGGACCGACAGCACATGTTTACCAGCAGCCACAACATACACAATTTAACTGGCCTACTAACTATTGA
- the LOC140813471 gene encoding uncharacterized protein isoform X4, translating into MSSGVKGAIRVSIPSSVKEMIINIKDITGQNHTEDEIYAVLKECSMDPNETLQKLLLLDTFHEVKRKRDRRKENLNKEPAELRWMPGTQTRANKGSRGNYFSRYTSRDADGGKGSVAVKEIATDHLAMKGMSEAPLATAPEMKKNETISITSPITDVSNGPSSTTTQSTREIHASASGSVNQSEATENASINKLEGPLPISSPLDCVRKTRNPVIGDIHQQQNLSFINSTLMASPSAAGSFNSSDPLPFPSQDIPLPTAIASITSEAGSPHTHGVITDNNTEINSVSAGTSASCSGSSNLHQKITNELHVVGKNQRVVFLPIGSSTAGASSVSSTPSSKYNNRSQIIGPQKVGAGKEWKPKSTSFSSTGQVSATTVVSKASINYPESLPIPVAIGSKEATLELQKKLEDSHISDVQHVIMPSHLHVPETEKLWFRFGSFDVNFNLDKSQNGGPENDESQPFPESYEAINESMKQLPLSCQNAVTVVKDSEIKYPDEPQSPSQEPESFLSSEGEVPSSIIPDYSKSKQEVGPGSHQHPAVHTSSNYNFGFIPPVLSNQVSPLESSDPQARDVPRLPGFAVQQQLDPTSYYGQFYRSTVDSDGQISPFNPAVTANKNAGSASIPVQTCQSPQELQGGVPFILSSSPTPLVTQTAGVMQSSVTSAQQPLPVFRQPTGIHMPHYPPNYIPYGPYFSPFYVPPQAILQFLSNGGFPQQPQASNIYPTPPGTAGKYSVSQYKQGSNTGSSTQIGMPGSFGPYDHSMANYTSSSSSAAVCSTSNEDFSASQIKENIYASGQQASSFYNLPPGQLAFAPTQPGPGTFTSIFHHAQALTAATVHPLLQQSQSITTPADIVGPTAHVYQQPQHTQFNWPTNY; encoded by the exons ATGAGCAGTGGGGTTAAGGGAGCAATTAGGGTTTCGATTCCGAGCAGCGTTAAGGAGATGATCATTAATATAAAGGATATTACTGGGCAGAATCACACGGAAGATGAGATTTATGCTGTGCTTAAGGAATGCTCCATGGATCCCAACGAGACTCTGCAGAAGCTCCTGCTTCTCG ataCGTTCCATGAAGTAAAAAGAAAACGTGATAGGAGAAAAGAG AATCTGAACAAGGAGCCTGCAGAGTTGAGGTGGATGCCTGGTACCCAGACACGAGCAAACAAAGGGAGTCGAGGAAATTATTTTTCACGGTACACATCTCGTG ATGCTGATGGTGGAAAAGGTTCTGTTGCTGTGAAGGAAATCGCTACTGATCATCTGGCAATGAAAGGAATGAGTGAGGCTCCCTTGGCGACTGCACCTGAGATGAAAAAGAATGAAACAATTTCTATTACAAG CCCAATAACTGATGTCTCTAATGGTCCATCTAGCACAACTACCCAGAGTACACGTGAGATTCATGCTTCTGCAAGTGGAAGTGTTAATCAATCCGAAGCAACTGAAAATGCTAGCATAAATAAATTGGAAGGACCCCTGCCAATCTCATCTCCCCTTGATTGTGTTAGAAAGACCAGGAATCCAGTAATTGGGGATATCCATCAGCAACAAAATCTGAGTTTTATAAACAGTACACTTATGGCATCTCCGTCTGCCGCTGGATCTTTTAACTCTTCTGATCCTTTACCATTTCCTTCTCAAGATATACCACTCCCAACTGCCATTGCCTCTATTACCAGTGAAGCAGGAAGTCCCCACACTCATGGAGTGATCACCGATAATAATACCGAGATCAACTCTGTGTCTGCTGGAACTT CTGCTTCTTGTTCTGGGAGCTCCAATTTGCATCAAAAGATAACAAACGAGCTTCACGTTGTGGGAAAAAATCAGCGTGTAGTGTTTCTGCCGATTGGATCTTCTACTGCAGGTGCATCTTCTGTTAGTAGTACACCTTCCTCTAAATACAACAATAGGTCTCAAATTATTGGTCCACAAAAAG TGGGTGCTGGCAAAGAGTGGAAACCAAAGTCAACGAGTTTTTCCAGTACTGGCCAGGTTTCTGCCACCACTGTCGTATCTAAGGCTTCTATAAATTATCCTGAATCACTGCCTATACCTGTTGCCATTGGTTCGAAAGAAGCTACTCTGGAACTACAGAAGAAGTTAGAGGATTCACACATTTCTGATGTTCAACATGTTATTATGCCCAGCCACCTACATGTTCCTGAAACTGAAAAACTCTGGTTTCGTTTCGGAAGTTTTGATGTTAACTTCAATTTAGATAAGAGCCAAAATGGCGGGCCTGAAAATGATGAAAGTCAGCCTTTTCCTGAATCATATGAGGCTATCAATGAATCTATGAAGCAACTTCCTTTAAG CTGTCAGAATGCTGTGACAGTTGTGAAGGATTCAGAAATAAAGTACCCTGACGAACCCCAATCACCATCACAAGAACCTGAAAGCTTTTTATCTAGTGAGGGTGAAGTCCCATCCTCGATTATCCCAGATTATAGCAAGTCCAAGCAGGAAGTTGGCCCCGGAAGCCATCAGCATCCTGCTGtccacacttcttcaaactacAATTTTGGTTTCATTCCACCTGTATTAAGTAACCAGGTTTCGCCTTTGGAAAGTTCTGATCCGCAAGCTCGTGATGTCCCTCGGCTTCCAGGATTTGCT gTACAGCAACAATTGGATCCGACAAGTTATTATGGTCAATTTTATCGTTCTACTGTAGATAGCGATGGCCAAATTTCTCCATTTAATCCAGCTGTAACAGCAAACAAGAATGCCGGAAGTGCTTCAATCCCTGTACAGACTTGTCAGTCTCCTCAAGAG TTGCAGGGTGGTGTCCCTTTCATTTTGTCCAGTTCTCCAACTCCACTTGTAACTCAAACTGCTGGTGTTATGCAAAGCTCGGTTACTTCTGCCCAGCAACCTCTTCCTGTCTTCCGTCAACCAACAGGCATTCATATGCCCCATTATCCTCCAAACTACATTCCATATGGACCTTATTTCTCCCCGTTCTATGTTCCACCTCAAGCAATTCTTCAGTTCTTAAGCAATGGTGGATTTCCTCAGCAACCTCAGGCTAGCAATATTTATCCAACTCCACCAGGGACAGCTGGCAAATATTCAGTTTCTCAGTACAAACAAGGATCTAATACAGGAAGCTCAACTCAAATTGGCATGCCTGGCAGCTTTGGGCCGTATGATCACTCGATGGCCAACTACACTTCTAGTTCGTCCAGTGCAGCTGTTTGTTCTACATCTAATGAGGATTTTTCAGCATCTCAAATCAAGGAAAACATCTATGCCAGTGGCCAACAG GCTAGTTCGTTTTATAATCTTCCTCCAGGTCAGTTGGCTTTCGCCCCAACACAGCCTGGCCCTGGAACCTTCACCAGCATTTTCCACCATGCACAGGCACTTACAGCAGCAACTGTTCACCCTCTTTTACAGCAATCTCAGTCCATTACTACTCCTGCCGATATTGTTGGACCGACAGCACATGTTTACCAGCAGCCACAACATACACAATTTAACTGGCCTACTAACTATTGA
- the LOC140813471 gene encoding uncharacterized protein isoform X2, with protein sequence MSSGVKGAIRVSIPSSVKEMIINIKDITGQNHTEDEIYAVLKECSMDPNETLQKLLLLDTFHEVKRKRDRRKENLNKEPAELRWMPGTQTRANKGSRGNYFSRYTSRDADGGKGSVAVKEIATDHLAMKGMSEAPLATAPEMKKNETISITSPITDVSNGPSSTTTQSTREIHASASGSVNQSEATENASINKLEGPLPISSPLDCVRKTRNPVIGDIHQQQNLSFINSTLMASPSAAGSFNSSDPLPFPSQDIPLPTAIASITSEAGSPHTHGVITDNNTEINSVSAGTSASCSGSSNLHQKITNELHVVGKNQRVVFLPIGSSTAGASSVSSTPSSKYNNRSQIIGPQKVGAGKEWKPKSTSFSSTGQVSATTVVSKASINYPESLPIPVAIGSKEATLELQKKLEDSHISDVQHVIMPSHLHVPETEKLWFRFGSFDVNFNLDKSQNGGPENDESQPFPESYEAINESMKQLPLSCQNAVTVVKDSEIKYPDEPQSPSQEPESFLSSEGEVPSSIIPDYSKSKQEVGPGSHQHPAVHTSSNYNFGFIPPVLSNQVSPLESSDPQARDVPRLPGFAVQQQLDPTSYYGQFYRSTVDSDGQISPFNPAVTANKNAGSASIPVQTCQSPQEGGVPFILSSSPTPLVTQTAGVMQSSVTSAQQPLPVFRQPTGIHMPHYPPNYIPYGPYFSPFYVPPQAILQFLSNGGFPQQPQASNIYPTPPGTAGKYSVSQYKQGSNTGSSTQIGMPGSFGPYDHSMANYTSSSSSAAVCSTSNEDFSASQIKENIYASGQQSESSGVWFTTPSRDISNLQASSFYNLPPGQLAFAPTQPGPGTFTSIFHHAQALTAATVHPLLQQSQSITTPADIVGPTAHVYQQPQHTQFNWPTNY encoded by the exons ATGAGCAGTGGGGTTAAGGGAGCAATTAGGGTTTCGATTCCGAGCAGCGTTAAGGAGATGATCATTAATATAAAGGATATTACTGGGCAGAATCACACGGAAGATGAGATTTATGCTGTGCTTAAGGAATGCTCCATGGATCCCAACGAGACTCTGCAGAAGCTCCTGCTTCTCG ataCGTTCCATGAAGTAAAAAGAAAACGTGATAGGAGAAAAGAG AATCTGAACAAGGAGCCTGCAGAGTTGAGGTGGATGCCTGGTACCCAGACACGAGCAAACAAAGGGAGTCGAGGAAATTATTTTTCACGGTACACATCTCGTG ATGCTGATGGTGGAAAAGGTTCTGTTGCTGTGAAGGAAATCGCTACTGATCATCTGGCAATGAAAGGAATGAGTGAGGCTCCCTTGGCGACTGCACCTGAGATGAAAAAGAATGAAACAATTTCTATTACAAG CCCAATAACTGATGTCTCTAATGGTCCATCTAGCACAACTACCCAGAGTACACGTGAGATTCATGCTTCTGCAAGTGGAAGTGTTAATCAATCCGAAGCAACTGAAAATGCTAGCATAAATAAATTGGAAGGACCCCTGCCAATCTCATCTCCCCTTGATTGTGTTAGAAAGACCAGGAATCCAGTAATTGGGGATATCCATCAGCAACAAAATCTGAGTTTTATAAACAGTACACTTATGGCATCTCCGTCTGCCGCTGGATCTTTTAACTCTTCTGATCCTTTACCATTTCCTTCTCAAGATATACCACTCCCAACTGCCATTGCCTCTATTACCAGTGAAGCAGGAAGTCCCCACACTCATGGAGTGATCACCGATAATAATACCGAGATCAACTCTGTGTCTGCTGGAACTT CTGCTTCTTGTTCTGGGAGCTCCAATTTGCATCAAAAGATAACAAACGAGCTTCACGTTGTGGGAAAAAATCAGCGTGTAGTGTTTCTGCCGATTGGATCTTCTACTGCAGGTGCATCTTCTGTTAGTAGTACACCTTCCTCTAAATACAACAATAGGTCTCAAATTATTGGTCCACAAAAAG TGGGTGCTGGCAAAGAGTGGAAACCAAAGTCAACGAGTTTTTCCAGTACTGGCCAGGTTTCTGCCACCACTGTCGTATCTAAGGCTTCTATAAATTATCCTGAATCACTGCCTATACCTGTTGCCATTGGTTCGAAAGAAGCTACTCTGGAACTACAGAAGAAGTTAGAGGATTCACACATTTCTGATGTTCAACATGTTATTATGCCCAGCCACCTACATGTTCCTGAAACTGAAAAACTCTGGTTTCGTTTCGGAAGTTTTGATGTTAACTTCAATTTAGATAAGAGCCAAAATGGCGGGCCTGAAAATGATGAAAGTCAGCCTTTTCCTGAATCATATGAGGCTATCAATGAATCTATGAAGCAACTTCCTTTAAG CTGTCAGAATGCTGTGACAGTTGTGAAGGATTCAGAAATAAAGTACCCTGACGAACCCCAATCACCATCACAAGAACCTGAAAGCTTTTTATCTAGTGAGGGTGAAGTCCCATCCTCGATTATCCCAGATTATAGCAAGTCCAAGCAGGAAGTTGGCCCCGGAAGCCATCAGCATCCTGCTGtccacacttcttcaaactacAATTTTGGTTTCATTCCACCTGTATTAAGTAACCAGGTTTCGCCTTTGGAAAGTTCTGATCCGCAAGCTCGTGATGTCCCTCGGCTTCCAGGATTTGCT gTACAGCAACAATTGGATCCGACAAGTTATTATGGTCAATTTTATCGTTCTACTGTAGATAGCGATGGCCAAATTTCTCCATTTAATCCAGCTGTAACAGCAAACAAGAATGCCGGAAGTGCTTCAATCCCTGTACAGACTTGTCAGTCTCCTCAAGAG GGTGGTGTCCCTTTCATTTTGTCCAGTTCTCCAACTCCACTTGTAACTCAAACTGCTGGTGTTATGCAAAGCTCGGTTACTTCTGCCCAGCAACCTCTTCCTGTCTTCCGTCAACCAACAGGCATTCATATGCCCCATTATCCTCCAAACTACATTCCATATGGACCTTATTTCTCCCCGTTCTATGTTCCACCTCAAGCAATTCTTCAGTTCTTAAGCAATGGTGGATTTCCTCAGCAACCTCAGGCTAGCAATATTTATCCAACTCCACCAGGGACAGCTGGCAAATATTCAGTTTCTCAGTACAAACAAGGATCTAATACAGGAAGCTCAACTCAAATTGGCATGCCTGGCAGCTTTGGGCCGTATGATCACTCGATGGCCAACTACACTTCTAGTTCGTCCAGTGCAGCTGTTTGTTCTACATCTAATGAGGATTTTTCAGCATCTCAAATCAAGGAAAACATCTATGCCAGTGGCCAACAG AGTGAAAGTTCAGGTGTGTGGTTTACTACTCCAAGTCGTGATATTTCAAACTTGCAGGCTAGTTCGTTTTATAATCTTCCTCCAGGTCAGTTGGCTTTCGCCCCAACACAGCCTGGCCCTGGAACCTTCACCAGCATTTTCCACCATGCACAGGCACTTACAGCAGCAACTGTTCACCCTCTTTTACAGCAATCTCAGTCCATTACTACTCCTGCCGATATTGTTGGACCGACAGCACATGTTTACCAGCAGCCACAACATACACAATTTAACTGGCCTACTAACTATTGA